Proteins co-encoded in one Rhizobium sp. NZLR1 genomic window:
- the gfa gene encoding S-(hydroxymethyl)glutathione synthase, whose product MSIAIHPLVDSGFQATDAAFAGGTLGCKCTSNPVKVRIKGDIAHNHACGCTKCWKPEGAVFSVVAVAPTDSVEVLENGDKLAVVEAAALIQRHACKQCGVHLYGPVEREHAFQGLSFIHPERFQEGGWAKPGFAAFVSSIIESGFDPGKMDAVRAQLKASGLEPYDCLNPGLMDYIATWTAKKSGALAP is encoded by the coding sequence ATGAGCATAGCTATTCATCCGCTAGTGGATTCAGGCTTTCAGGCGACTGACGCTGCCTTTGCAGGCGGAACGCTCGGGTGCAAGTGCACGAGCAACCCCGTAAAGGTCAGGATCAAGGGCGATATCGCCCATAATCACGCCTGCGGCTGCACCAAGTGCTGGAAGCCAGAGGGCGCCGTCTTTTCGGTCGTGGCAGTTGCGCCGACCGACAGCGTCGAAGTGTTGGAGAACGGTGACAAACTTGCCGTCGTCGAAGCCGCGGCGCTGATCCAGCGGCATGCCTGCAAGCAATGCGGCGTGCATCTGTACGGCCCGGTCGAGCGTGAACATGCGTTCCAGGGATTGTCGTTCATCCATCCGGAGCGCTTCCAGGAAGGCGGCTGGGCAAAGCCGGGCTTTGCGGCCTTCGTGTCGTCGATCATCGAAAGCGGCTTCGATCCTGGCAAGATGGACGCCGTCAGAGCGCAGTTGAAGGCGTCGGGCCTCGAGCCGTACGATTGCCTCAACCCCGGCTTGATGGACTATATCGCAACCTGGACCGCCAAGAAGAGCGGAGCGCTCGCCCCGTGA
- a CDS encoding FAD-binding oxidoreductase yields MSRHVIKHLPTDTGVSGWEATSERAFPVAALEHDTIADWLIIGGGFAGLSAARRLSQLRPQDKIVVLEARELAKGPAGRNSGFMIDVPHNLSSGEYSVADEEATKEEIRQNRLAIAFAADVAAENGLSRETFDPSGKVNAAASDRGMGLNDNYRKSLEKIGEQHRVLDAHQMREMTGSRYYHGGLYTPGAVMIQPADYIRGLARGLHSKVAIHEHSPVLELSREGRTWKAKTGCGSVSAPKVILGVNGHIQSFGHFRGRLMHIFTYASMTSAFSQNEFAGDVTGVDRWALLPADPMGATVRKITKDGLSRIVVRTRFTYDPSLKVSEKRVAGIAVEQRRSFDARFPGLESLPMEYSWAGALCLSRNHVPAFGEVEEGLFSACCENGLGTVKSTFAGMMAADLAAGAGSLELDKYSNQPEPTRLPPEPIAWLGVNSVIRFQELRAGREG; encoded by the coding sequence ATGAGCCGCCATGTGATCAAGCACCTGCCGACCGACACCGGCGTTTCGGGATGGGAGGCGACCAGCGAACGCGCCTTTCCCGTAGCGGCGCTTGAGCACGACACTATTGCGGACTGGCTGATCATCGGCGGCGGATTTGCCGGCCTCTCGGCGGCGCGCCGCCTCTCGCAATTGCGCCCCCAGGACAAGATCGTCGTCCTGGAGGCTCGCGAGCTCGCCAAGGGTCCGGCCGGCCGGAATTCCGGTTTCATGATCGACGTGCCGCACAACCTGTCCTCGGGCGAGTATTCGGTGGCCGACGAAGAGGCGACCAAAGAGGAGATTCGGCAGAACCGCCTGGCGATTGCCTTCGCAGCCGATGTGGCGGCCGAAAACGGCCTGTCGCGGGAAACCTTTGACCCATCGGGCAAGGTGAATGCCGCGGCCTCCGACCGGGGCATGGGTCTCAACGACAATTACAGGAAGTCGCTCGAGAAGATCGGCGAGCAGCATCGCGTTCTCGATGCACATCAAATGCGAGAGATGACCGGTTCTCGCTATTACCATGGCGGCCTTTACACGCCGGGCGCGGTAATGATCCAGCCGGCCGACTATATTCGTGGCCTGGCGCGCGGGCTCCATTCGAAGGTCGCCATCCACGAGCACTCGCCGGTGCTGGAGCTTTCGCGCGAAGGCAGGACCTGGAAGGCGAAGACCGGTTGCGGCTCCGTTTCGGCGCCGAAGGTCATTTTGGGCGTCAACGGCCATATTCAAAGCTTCGGCCATTTCCGCGGCCGGCTGATGCACATCTTCACCTACGCGTCGATGACATCGGCCTTTTCCCAGAACGAATTCGCAGGTGACGTCACCGGTGTGGATCGCTGGGCGCTATTGCCGGCCGACCCGATGGGCGCGACGGTGCGCAAGATCACCAAGGACGGGCTTTCGAGGATCGTCGTCAGGACGAGGTTCACCTATGACCCGAGCCTGAAAGTGTCGGAGAAGCGCGTTGCCGGTATCGCGGTCGAACAGCGCCGGTCGTTCGATGCCCGGTTCCCCGGGCTGGAAAGCCTGCCGATGGAATATAGCTGGGCGGGCGCGCTCTGCCTTAGCCGGAACCATGTGCCGGCATTCGGCGAGGTCGAGGAAGGGCTCTTTTCCGCCTGCTGCGAGAACGGTCTCGGCACGGTCAAGAGCACTTTTGCGGGCATGATGGCGGCCGATCTGGCGGCGGGTGCCGGTAGCCTCGAACTCGACAAATACAGCAATCAGCCGGAACCGACGAGATTGCCTCCGGAGCCCATCGCGTGGCTCGGCGTCAACTCGGTCATCCGCTTTCAGGAATTGCGCGCAGGCCGCGAGGGATGA
- a CDS encoding 4-hydroxyproline epimerase, with translation MRNSFFCIDAHTCGNPVRLVAGGGPLLPHVPMGERREIFVRDHDWVRKALMFEPRGHDIMSGSIIYPAYREDCDFAVLFIEVSGCLPMCGAGTIGTVTAAIEEGLIKPREAGRVAIETPAGRVDVTYEEKGGYVDSVRLHNVASYLHEADVEVDVPGMGRLRVDISYGGNYYAVIEPQENWSGLDGMTASDIVGCSQKLRAALASVCDPVHPDDARISGVHHAIWCDRPVNDHSGGRCAVFYGEKAIDRSPGGTGTSARMAQLYGKGRMSVGSSYRHESLIGTVFEGRVEAEASIGSYRGILPSIGGWARVIGHNTIFVDDRDPLAHGFQIR, from the coding sequence ATGAGAAACAGCTTCTTCTGCATCGATGCGCATACCTGCGGCAATCCCGTCCGTCTCGTCGCCGGCGGTGGTCCGCTGCTTCCGCATGTGCCCATGGGCGAGCGCCGGGAGATCTTCGTCCGCGACCACGACTGGGTGCGCAAGGCACTGATGTTCGAGCCGAGGGGGCATGACATCATGTCAGGCTCGATCATTTACCCGGCCTATCGGGAGGACTGCGATTTCGCCGTTCTTTTCATCGAGGTGAGCGGCTGCCTGCCGATGTGCGGCGCCGGCACCATCGGCACCGTGACCGCCGCGATCGAGGAAGGGTTGATCAAGCCGCGCGAAGCTGGAAGGGTCGCCATCGAAACGCCTGCCGGCAGAGTGGACGTCACTTACGAGGAGAAGGGCGGATATGTCGATTCCGTTCGCCTCCACAATGTCGCGAGCTATCTCCATGAGGCCGATGTCGAGGTCGATGTGCCAGGAATGGGCCGTCTGCGCGTCGATATTTCCTATGGCGGCAACTATTATGCCGTCATCGAACCGCAAGAGAATTGGAGCGGGCTCGACGGCATGACGGCGTCCGATATCGTCGGCTGCAGCCAGAAGCTCAGGGCGGCACTTGCGAGTGTCTGCGATCCCGTTCATCCCGACGACGCCAGGATTTCCGGCGTGCATCACGCGATCTGGTGCGATCGCCCTGTGAACGACCACTCCGGTGGGCGCTGCGCGGTCTTCTACGGTGAGAAAGCCATCGACCGGTCACCAGGCGGCACCGGCACTTCGGCGCGCATGGCCCAACTCTATGGGAAGGGGCGGATGTCGGTCGGGTCGAGTTACCGTCATGAAAGCCTGATCGGAACCGTTTTCGAGGGCCGGGTTGAAGCCGAGGCAAGTATCGGATCTTATCGCGGTATTCTTCCGAGCATCGGCGGCTGGGCCCGCGTCATCGGGCACAACACCATTTTCGTTGACGATCGTGACCCCCTGGCGCACGGTTTTCAGATTCGATAA
- a CDS encoding ABC transporter permease subunit: MNPSTFQFSPGAFLAPSVDWLNTNLHPLFAAISSVVEAVLSAFEGALLFVPPYALIAIVVLLAFFAVSLRAAILAGLCLGFCLLVGLWTASMQTLSLVTVAVLISVLIAFPLGVLCSRYKTLEAVVRPVLDVMQTVPPWVYLIPAVMIFSLGRVPAIIATIVYGIPPMLRLTTLAFNQVPKVFIELGSAIGAPPRSILWKIEIPLAKQTLLVGLNQCILLSLAMVVLAGLVGAGGLGAEVTRGLTRMEMGLGLRAGLAIVAVALLLDRVSRGLLDRDRLPKAR, from the coding sequence ATGAATCCGTCAACCTTTCAGTTTTCGCCTGGCGCTTTCCTGGCTCCATCAGTCGATTGGCTCAACACCAACCTTCACCCGCTGTTTGCTGCCATCAGTTCCGTGGTCGAAGCGGTGCTTTCTGCATTCGAGGGGGCACTCCTCTTTGTGCCGCCCTATGCGCTGATTGCGATCGTCGTCCTCCTGGCATTTTTTGCCGTCAGCCTCCGCGCCGCAATCCTGGCAGGCCTCTGTCTGGGATTCTGCCTTCTTGTCGGGCTGTGGACGGCATCGATGCAGACCCTCTCGCTGGTGACCGTCGCAGTCCTTATCTCCGTGCTCATCGCCTTCCCGCTCGGCGTCCTGTGCTCACGCTACAAGACATTGGAGGCGGTGGTGCGACCGGTTCTCGACGTCATGCAGACCGTGCCGCCATGGGTCTACCTCATCCCCGCGGTGATGATCTTCAGCCTCGGACGGGTGCCGGCAATCATCGCCACCATCGTCTATGGCATTCCGCCGATGCTCCGCCTGACGACGCTGGCCTTCAACCAGGTCCCGAAGGTATTCATCGAACTCGGCAGCGCCATCGGCGCGCCGCCGCGATCGATCCTCTGGAAGATCGAAATCCCCCTGGCCAAGCAGACGCTGCTGGTCGGGCTCAACCAATGCATTCTCCTGTCGCTGGCGATGGTCGTGCTGGCCGGCCTCGTCGGCGCAGGCGGCCTCGGCGCGGAAGTGACGCGCGGCCTGACGCGCATGGAGATGGGCCTTGGCTTGAGAGCAGGCCTGGCGATCGTCGCGGTCGCCCTGCTACTCGACCGGGTATCCCGCGGCCTGCTCGACCGCGACAGGCTGCCGAAGGCGAGATGA
- a CDS encoding proline/glycine betaine ABC transporter permease, translated as MDSSAFTDVFDEWTDSVLEWVSDNGEFLFDYIRQVLEGLYDGILWLLQLPPFYVVALIVALIGWRLVNIWFALLSCIALALCFSMGLWPQTMSTLALVLTATSIALAIGIPIGIAAGFFTALDRFMEPGLDLIQTLPPYIYLLPAIALLGYGPATALIATVIVAVPPAIRLTSLGIRMTPKEFIELGEALGTTPTKMFFKIRLPFALPSIMAGINQSLMMAFGMVVIAGIVGSGGLGETIYGAIRTLDIATSINGAIAIVVLTMVLDRITQSAARLGAGRKS; from the coding sequence ATGGATAGTTCAGCCTTCACCGATGTTTTCGACGAATGGACGGACTCCGTGCTCGAATGGGTGAGCGACAATGGGGAGTTCCTGTTCGACTATATCAGACAGGTTCTCGAAGGGCTCTATGACGGAATCCTCTGGCTCCTGCAACTCCCGCCGTTCTACGTGGTTGCTCTGATCGTGGCGCTTATCGGCTGGCGGCTGGTCAATATCTGGTTCGCTCTCCTCAGCTGTATCGCGCTGGCGCTTTGTTTTTCGATGGGGCTGTGGCCGCAAACGATGAGCACCCTGGCTCTGGTCTTGACCGCAACCTCAATCGCCTTGGCGATCGGCATTCCGATCGGAATCGCCGCCGGCTTCTTCACGGCGCTGGATCGTTTCATGGAGCCCGGCCTCGATCTGATCCAGACGCTTCCGCCCTATATCTACCTGCTGCCGGCGATCGCTCTGCTCGGCTACGGACCGGCCACAGCGCTGATCGCCACCGTGATCGTCGCCGTGCCGCCGGCCATCCGCCTGACCTCGCTTGGTATCCGCATGACGCCCAAAGAGTTCATCGAACTTGGAGAGGCGCTTGGGACCACGCCGACCAAGATGTTCTTCAAGATCCGCCTTCCCTTTGCGCTGCCGAGCATCATGGCAGGCATCAATCAAAGCCTGATGATGGCCTTTGGCATGGTCGTCATCGCCGGCATCGTTGGTTCCGGCGGGCTCGGAGAGACGATCTACGGCGCGATCAGGACACTCGACATCGCCACCTCCATCAACGGCGCGATCGCCATCGTGGTACTGACTATGGTGCTTGACCGAATAACCCAGAGTGCCGCTCGGCTGGGCGCAGGGAGGAAGTCATGA
- a CDS encoding aldehyde dehydrogenase — translation MHEPLTAAEYKAIATELQFPTNAFIDGAFRPANSGKTFASTNPATGEVLAEIAACDSSDVDFAVTKARDAFDDGRWRLRSPGARKEVLLKLAKLMEQNRHELAVLESIDSGKPVRECQTVDIPDTIHTIRWHAELIDKLYDNTAPVGANALTMIVREPIGVVGCVLPWNFPLLMLAWKIGPALAAGCSVIVKPAQETTLTTLRVAELAHEAGIPAGVFNVVTGSGREVGEPIGLHMGVDMVAFTGSTPTGRRFLRYAADSNLKKVVLECGGKNPAVVLDDAEDLDLVAEQVVNGAFWNMGENCSATSRLIVHSKIKDELLKRIGAYMREWKTGDPLDPDNRIGALVSKAHFEKVKSFLDDAKTEKLTVAHGGETHGGIFIEPTVFDGVTPASRLFQEEIFGPVLSVTTFNSLAEAIALANDTNYGLTASVYTGSLRNAIKLAREIRAGVVTVNCFGEGDATTPFGGYKESGFGGRDKSVFAHDNYCELKTIWIDVSERSVDETIR, via the coding sequence ATGCATGAACCCTTGACCGCCGCCGAATACAAGGCGATCGCCACCGAGCTTCAGTTTCCGACGAATGCCTTCATCGATGGCGCATTCCGTCCGGCAAATTCCGGCAAGACCTTCGCCTCCACGAACCCCGCAACGGGCGAGGTCCTTGCCGAAATCGCCGCCTGCGATTCCAGCGACGTCGACTTCGCCGTTACGAAGGCGAGGGATGCGTTCGATGATGGACGCTGGCGGCTGCGCTCGCCGGGAGCGCGCAAGGAAGTGCTTCTGAAGCTCGCCAAGCTCATGGAGCAGAACAGGCACGAGCTTGCCGTCCTGGAAAGCATCGACAGCGGCAAGCCGGTGCGGGAATGCCAGACGGTCGATATTCCTGATACCATTCATACGATCCGCTGGCATGCCGAGCTGATCGACAAGCTTTATGACAACACCGCCCCGGTCGGAGCCAACGCGCTGACGATGATCGTGCGCGAGCCGATCGGCGTCGTCGGATGTGTGCTTCCATGGAATTTCCCGCTGCTGATGCTGGCCTGGAAGATCGGCCCGGCGCTCGCCGCTGGCTGCTCGGTCATCGTCAAGCCGGCCCAGGAAACGACGCTGACGACGCTGCGTGTCGCCGAGCTTGCCCATGAAGCCGGCATTCCGGCTGGTGTGTTCAACGTCGTCACCGGCTCCGGCCGCGAAGTCGGCGAACCGATCGGCCTGCACATGGGTGTCGATATGGTCGCCTTCACCGGATCGACCCCGACCGGCCGCCGCTTTCTGCGTTATGCCGCGGATTCGAACCTCAAGAAGGTCGTACTCGAATGCGGCGGCAAGAATCCCGCGGTCGTTCTTGACGATGCCGAAGACCTGGATCTCGTTGCCGAGCAGGTGGTCAACGGCGCCTTCTGGAACATGGGTGAGAACTGCTCTGCCACGTCGCGTCTCATTGTTCATTCCAAGATCAAGGACGAGTTGCTGAAGCGCATCGGCGCCTATATGCGCGAATGGAAGACCGGCGATCCGCTCGATCCGGACAATCGCATCGGCGCACTGGTCAGCAAAGCGCATTTCGAGAAGGTGAAATCCTTCCTCGACGACGCCAAGACGGAGAAGCTAACGGTCGCCCACGGCGGCGAAACGCATGGCGGCATCTTCATCGAGCCGACGGTGTTCGATGGCGTAACGCCCGCCAGCCGCCTGTTCCAGGAAGAGATCTTCGGGCCGGTACTCTCGGTCACAACCTTCAATTCGCTTGCCGAAGCGATCGCCCTTGCCAACGACACCAATTACGGCCTGACGGCGTCGGTCTATACCGGCAGCCTGAGAAACGCCATCAAGCTCGCGCGCGAAATCCGCGCCGGCGTCGTCACCGTCAACTGCTTCGGTGAAGGTGATGCCACCACGCCGTTCGGCGGCTACAAGGAGTCCGGCTTCGGCGGCCGCGACAAGTCGGTCTTTGCTCACGACAATTACTGCGAACTCAAGACCATCTGGATCGACGTATCCGAGCGGTCGGTCGACGAGACCATCCGATGA
- a CDS encoding glycine betaine ABC transporter substrate-binding protein has product MKTLWKALCAAAVIGISILPARAEEKTINLGTMSWEDLTPITGITKKVLEDAGYTVKVTEFSEWGIAYAALAKGDIQALTSQTDYVAQDYWDKNKNRLEKISPVSHGLYQGVAVPKYVPIDSLDQLSENADKFGGKIIGIEPGAGLMRDTANAVKDYGLKLQLVEGSTAAMTAALKSAYDRKEWIAVTIWEPSWMVQKYEVKYLKDPKGVFPPPQSYYWIGHKGFSEENPHAREVMASVYVPIADITTINGEVNDGKTMDQAVQDWIGSHADLIKRWENIKKK; this is encoded by the coding sequence ATGAAGACTTTGTGGAAGGCGCTTTGCGCCGCTGCGGTGATAGGGATCAGCATCCTTCCTGCTCGCGCGGAAGAAAAGACGATCAATCTGGGCACGATGTCATGGGAAGACCTGACGCCCATCACCGGCATTACCAAGAAGGTTCTCGAAGATGCCGGTTACACCGTCAAGGTGACCGAGTTTTCCGAATGGGGCATCGCCTATGCCGCTCTTGCCAAGGGCGATATCCAGGCTCTCACCTCGCAGACCGACTACGTCGCTCAGGATTACTGGGACAAGAACAAGAACCGTCTCGAGAAGATTTCGCCGGTGTCGCACGGCCTCTACCAGGGCGTTGCCGTTCCGAAATATGTTCCGATCGACTCGCTCGATCAGCTCAGTGAAAATGCCGACAAATTCGGCGGCAAGATTATCGGCATCGAGCCGGGCGCCGGCCTGATGCGCGATACGGCGAATGCTGTCAAGGATTACGGCCTCAAGCTCCAGCTCGTCGAGGGCAGCACGGCCGCGATGACGGCGGCGCTGAAATCCGCCTATGATCGCAAGGAATGGATCGCGGTCACGATCTGGGAGCCGTCGTGGATGGTCCAGAAGTACGAGGTCAAGTATCTCAAGGACCCGAAGGGCGTATTCCCGCCGCCGCAGAGCTACTACTGGATCGGCCATAAGGGCTTCTCAGAAGAAAACCCGCACGCCCGCGAGGTCATGGCAAGCGTCTACGTGCCAATCGCCGACATCACCACCATCAACGGTGAAGTCAATGACGGCAAGACGATGGACCAGGCCGTGCAGGATTGGATCGGCAGCCATGCCGACCTGATCAAGCGCTGGGAAAACATCAAGAAGAAGTAA
- a CDS encoding dihydrodipicolinate synthase family protein has protein sequence MKFEGIYTPAVTPLDQNGQIDRAGFTAVLESLIEAGVHGIIVGGSTGEYYAQSSQERFELAAYAREVIGTRLPLIIGTGAIRTEDSVEYAKAAKEIGADAILVSSPPYALPTERENAVHALTVDRAANLPIMLYNYPARMGVVMGEEYFSRVGKSKNVIAIKESSGDMGNLHRLARKFPHIALSCGWDDQALEFFAWGAKSWVCAGSNFLPREHVALYEACVLEKNFDKGRAIMTAMLPLMDFLECGKFVQSIKHGCELIGLNVGSVRAPLRPLNSEEKRTLQTVVATLKRTVAQITSGANHA, from the coding sequence GTGAAGTTTGAGGGGATCTATACGCCGGCGGTGACGCCACTCGATCAAAATGGACAGATCGACCGGGCCGGATTTACCGCCGTGCTCGAGTCGCTGATCGAGGCGGGAGTGCACGGCATCATCGTCGGCGGTTCGACGGGCGAATACTACGCCCAGAGCAGCCAGGAGCGTTTCGAACTCGCCGCCTATGCGCGAGAAGTCATCGGCACACGGCTGCCGCTCATCATCGGGACCGGTGCCATACGTACCGAAGATTCGGTCGAATATGCCAAGGCGGCGAAGGAAATCGGCGCGGATGCAATCCTGGTGTCGTCACCGCCCTACGCGCTGCCGACCGAACGCGAAAACGCCGTCCATGCGCTGACGGTCGATCGCGCCGCCAACCTGCCGATCATGCTCTACAACTATCCGGCCCGCATGGGCGTGGTGATGGGCGAGGAGTATTTCTCCCGCGTCGGCAAGTCGAAGAACGTCATCGCCATCAAGGAAAGCTCCGGCGACATGGGCAATCTTCATCGGCTCGCCCGGAAATTTCCGCATATCGCGCTGTCCTGCGGCTGGGACGATCAGGCGCTCGAATTCTTCGCATGGGGTGCGAAGAGCTGGGTCTGCGCCGGCTCAAACTTCCTGCCGCGCGAGCATGTCGCTCTCTATGAGGCCTGCGTCCTGGAAAAGAACTTCGACAAGGGCCGGGCGATCATGACGGCAATGCTGCCGCTGATGGATTTCCTTGAATGCGGCAAGTTCGTCCAGTCGATCAAGCACGGATGCGAATTGATCGGGCTGAATGTCGGATCGGTCCGCGCGCCGCTGCGTCCGCTCAACTCCGAAGAAAAGCGAACCCTCCAGACCGTCGTCGCCACATTGAAGCGCACGGTCGCCCAGATCACATCGGGAGCAAACCATGCATGA
- a CDS encoding glycine betaine/L-proline ABC transporter ATP-binding protein translates to MKTANIDAEDVLIDCQSLWKVFGGKSAAAMKSIKERGLGKTDVLKEFNCVVGVSDASIEVRRGEIFCIMGLSGSGKSTLIRLLNKLITPSSGKVLVKGRDIAALSPVDLRQMRAKNIGMVFQSVALLPHRTVLENAAFGLEVQGISKPERNKTAAAALEKVGLADWLSRYPNELSGGMQQRVGLARALASDPEIILMDEPFSALDPLIRRQLQDEFRQLTKALGKSAVFITHDLDEAIRIGDRIAIMKDGVIIQTGTAEEIILNPADAYVAEFVAGISRLHLIKAHSVMRSVAEFQQSTPNVDIALLARTTPDADIDELISLTMQSERDAIAVVDSDQVVGVVTLRSLLMGVKGTSAHNLTAA, encoded by the coding sequence ATGAAAACCGCCAATATCGATGCCGAAGATGTCCTGATCGACTGCCAATCCCTCTGGAAGGTCTTCGGAGGCAAATCCGCCGCAGCGATGAAGTCAATCAAGGAGCGCGGCCTCGGAAAGACAGACGTCTTGAAGGAATTCAATTGTGTCGTCGGCGTTTCCGATGCGAGCATCGAGGTCCGGCGGGGCGAAATCTTCTGCATCATGGGATTGTCGGGAAGCGGAAAATCGACGCTTATCCGCCTTCTCAACAAGCTGATCACGCCGAGTTCCGGCAAGGTACTCGTCAAGGGACGCGACATCGCCGCCTTGTCGCCGGTTGATCTCAGGCAGATGCGGGCCAAGAACATCGGCATGGTGTTTCAGAGCGTCGCGCTGCTGCCGCACCGGACAGTGCTGGAAAATGCCGCCTTCGGCCTCGAGGTCCAGGGAATTTCCAAGCCGGAGCGAAACAAGACTGCCGCGGCCGCCCTCGAGAAGGTTGGCCTCGCCGACTGGCTCAGCCGATACCCCAACGAGCTTTCCGGCGGCATGCAGCAACGCGTCGGGCTTGCTCGCGCGCTCGCCTCCGACCCCGAGATCATTCTGATGGACGAGCCGTTCAGCGCGCTCGATCCACTGATCCGCCGTCAGCTTCAGGATGAATTCCGCCAGTTGACCAAAGCCCTGGGCAAATCCGCTGTCTTCATCACCCATGATCTCGACGAGGCGATCCGCATCGGCGACCGCATCGCGATCATGAAGGATGGCGTCATCATCCAGACCGGCACGGCCGAGGAGATCATCCTCAACCCGGCCGACGCCTATGTCGCCGAATTCGTCGCGGGAATATCCCGCCTTCATCTGATCAAGGCGCATTCGGTCATGCGTAGTGTCGCCGAATTCCAGCAGAGCACGCCGAACGTCGACATCGCGTTGCTGGCACGCACGACGCCGGACGCCGATATCGACGAACTCATCTCTTTGACGATGCAGTCGGAGCGCGATGCCATCGCCGTCGTCGACAGTGACCAGGTCGTCGGCGTGGTCACGCTGCGCAGCCTGCTGATGGGCGTCAAAGGAACCTCGGCCCACAATCTCACGGCGGCGTGA
- a CDS encoding GntR family transcriptional regulator, giving the protein MARTPKSNLYEDLKRRILTMELDPDADLDEASLSEKYGLSRTPVRDIFRRLAGEGYIDIRENRGARVIPMNHSTLRNFFLVAPMIYAAIGRLAVQNFKPAQLVDLKQTQERFRAASEDADALRMVLENNRFHEIFGEMSGNVYLQPSLGRLLIDHARIGHTFFRPRNEDMKRRLQVAVDHHDGFIAALGAHDENAVVDLVFEHWELSRENMEMFIAPQGLKADAFLGAPATQLLEKSP; this is encoded by the coding sequence ATGGCGAGGACACCCAAGAGCAATCTCTACGAAGATCTGAAACGCCGGATTCTGACGATGGAACTGGACCCGGACGCCGATCTGGACGAGGCCAGTCTGAGCGAAAAATATGGGCTCTCCCGGACGCCGGTCCGCGACATATTCCGCCGCCTTGCCGGTGAGGGCTATATCGATATCCGCGAGAACAGGGGTGCGCGGGTCATCCCGATGAACCACTCCACGCTGCGCAATTTCTTTCTTGTCGCGCCGATGATCTATGCGGCGATCGGCCGTCTCGCCGTGCAGAATTTCAAGCCCGCCCAGCTTGTCGACCTGAAGCAGACCCAGGAGCGCTTTCGCGCCGCCAGCGAGGACGCAGACGCCCTGAGAATGGTGCTGGAGAACAACCGCTTTCACGAGATCTTCGGCGAAATGTCGGGCAACGTCTATCTGCAGCCGAGTCTCGGCCGGCTGCTCATCGATCACGCGCGCATCGGCCACACGTTCTTCCGACCGAGGAACGAGGACATGAAGCGGCGGCTGCAGGTGGCGGTCGACCACCATGACGGCTTCATCGCCGCGCTCGGCGCTCACGACGAGAATGCCGTCGTCGATCTCGTTTTCGAACACTGGGAATTGTCCCGCGAGAACATGGAGATGTTCATCGCCCCGCAAGGCCTGAAAGCGGACGCCTTCCTCGGCGCTCCGGCCACGCAATTATTGGAGAAGTCACCGTGA